A genomic window from Solanum stenotomum isolate F172 chromosome 10, ASM1918654v1, whole genome shotgun sequence includes:
- the LOC125841911 gene encoding F-box protein At2g26160-like yields MSDWSDLQQDLLVLIVRRINLIEDFLNFGIVCKSWRSVVTKENFNSNLCRVPWLMLAEEEDDKTCRKFFSLYNGLILKKRIPKASGKRCMESLGWLITVGKDEGEISLLHPFSGVQIQLPHQITTDHYEFNQTPVPWTFVQKAILSANPSHTSDYVLMIIEGHYQFLSFWRPGDFLWTRIKKPVYFLHNSDVVYFNGHFYAVSYSGCVQVCDVVDSEPTKSLTVAQLPSCIDGKYYILESLGSLFVVSQNGVDIRYVKDDRERVPTYEDEEEEEEKMYMYKTRNFQVFQIDLDACKTTPTRDLGDQAFFLGANASLSVQASQFPGIKPNHIYFTDNCLGAYLHFEEGGGFDMGVFNLADGSIQPHYDGVSLSRVCPPIWVTPNPC; encoded by the coding sequence ATGTCTGATTGGTCGGACCTTCAACAGGATCTACTGGTTCTAATAGTTAGACGTATAAATTTGATTGAAGACTTCCTAAATTTTGGCATTGTATGCAAATCCTGGCGTTCTGTGGTCACCAAGGAGAATTTTAACAGTAACTTGTGTAGGGTTCCATGGCTAATGTTAGCTGAGGAAGAGGATGATAAAACATGTAGGAAATTCTTTAGTCTCTATAATGGCCTGATTTTGAAGAAGAGAATTCCTAAAGCGAGTGGAAAACGATGTATGGAGTCTTTGGGATGGCTTATCACAGTTGGAAAAGACGAGGGTGAAATTAGTCTGTTACATCCCTTCTCGggtgttcaaattcaattgcCGCATCAAATTACCACCGACCATTATGAATTCAACCAGACTCCTGTTCCATGGACCTTTGTCCAGAAAGCAATTCTGTCAGCCAATCCTTCTCATACATCTGACTATGTTCTCATGATCATTGAGGGACACTACCAGTTCCTCAGTTTTTGGAGACCAGGAGATTTTTTATGGACCAGGATTAAGAAACCGGTCTATTTCCTACATAATAGTGATGTGGTATATTTCAACGGCCACTTTTATGCAGTCAGTTATAGTGGCTGCGTCCAAGTTTGTGATGTCGTTGACTCTGAACCCACTAAAAGTCTTACCGTAGCACAGCTACCATCATGCATTGATGGTAAGTATTACATCCTAGAATCACTAGGATCATTATTTGTAGTTTCACAAAATGGTGTTGATATAAGGTACGTCAAAGATGATCGCGAAAGAGTTCCAACATATGAagatgaggaggaggaggaggagaagatgTACATGTATAAGACAAGAAATTTTCAAGTTTTCCAGATCGATTTAGATGCTTGCAAAACTACGCCAACCAGGGATTTAGGGGACCAAGCTTTTTTTCTGGGTGCTAATGCTTCTCTTTCAGTCCAAGCTTCTCAATTTCCGGGAATCAAGCccaatcatatttattttacagACAACTGTTTGGGTGCCTACCTCCACTTTGAAGAAGGAGGCGGCTTTGATATGGGGGTGTTCAACTTAGCAGATGGCAGTATCCAGCCGCATTATGATGGTGTTTCCCTCAGTCGTGTTTGTCCTCCAATTTGGGTCACACCAAATCCATGTTGA